Proteins encoded in a region of the Balaenoptera ricei isolate mBalRic1 chromosome 19, mBalRic1.hap2, whole genome shotgun sequence genome:
- the LOC132353018 gene encoding zinc finger and SCAN domain-containing protein 18-like isoform X3 translates to MMELLVMEQFLGILLHKLQPRVVAEQPKSCKKAASLVEDLTKALAEPGGPVRASEDLEPSKTQAPPRPVSDQPALGLCECHEYYF, encoded by the exons ATGATGGAGCTGCTGGTGATGGAGCAGTTCTTGGGCATCCTACTCCACAAGCTCCAGCCCAGGGTGGTGGCAGAGCAGCCCAAGAGCTGCAAGAAGGCAGCCTCCCTGGTGGAGGACCTCACCAAGGCCCTGGCGGAGCCAG GTGGGCCGGTGAGAGCCAGCGAAGACCTGGAACCCAGTAAGACCCAGGCACCCCCGAGACCTGTGAGTGACCAACCAGCTCTTGG GCTCTGTGAATGTCAcgagtattatttttaa
- the LOC132353018 gene encoding zinc finger and SCAN domain-containing protein 18-like isoform X2: MMELLVMEQFLGILLHKLQPRVVAEQPKSCKKAASLVEDLTKALAEPGGPVRASEDLEPSKTQAPPRPVSDQPALGFYNEALAATHG; this comes from the exons ATGATGGAGCTGCTGGTGATGGAGCAGTTCTTGGGCATCCTACTCCACAAGCTCCAGCCCAGGGTGGTGGCAGAGCAGCCCAAGAGCTGCAAGAAGGCAGCCTCCCTGGTGGAGGACCTCACCAAGGCCCTGGCGGAGCCAG GTGGGCCGGTGAGAGCCAGCGAAGACCTGGAACCCAGTAAGACCCAGGCACCCCCGAGACCTGTGAGTGACCAACCAGCTCTTGG GTTCTATAATGAAGCATTAGCGGCCACTCACGGCTGA
- the LOC132353018 gene encoding zinc finger and SCAN domain-containing protein 31-like isoform X1, producing the protein MMELLVMEQFLGILLHKLQPRVVAEQPKSCKKAASLVEDLTKALAEPGGPVRASEDLEPSKTQAPPRPVSDQPALGYVWWARVCGWERQGESHRAGS; encoded by the exons ATGATGGAGCTGCTGGTGATGGAGCAGTTCTTGGGCATCCTACTCCACAAGCTCCAGCCCAGGGTGGTGGCAGAGCAGCCCAAGAGCTGCAAGAAGGCAGCCTCCCTGGTGGAGGACCTCACCAAGGCCCTGGCGGAGCCAG GTGGGCCGGTGAGAGCCAGCGAAGACCTGGAACCCAGTAAGACCCAGGCACCCCCGAGACCTGTGAGTGACCAACCAGCTCTTGGGTACGTGTGGTGGGCCAGGGTCTGTGGTTGGGAAAGGCAAGGAGAGAGCCATCGTGCTGGTTCTTGA
- the LOC132353017 gene encoding protein S100-A11-like, giving the protein MPLPARSPVPRSSPNMAKISSPTETERCIESLIAVFQKHAGRDDNNSKLSKAEFLIFMNTELGAFTKNQKDPSVLDRMMKKLDLDPDGQLDFQEFLNLIGGLAVACHDSSIKSTSSQK; this is encoded by the coding sequence ATGCCGCTCCCCGCTCGCAGCCCCGTGCCTCGCTCCTCTCCAAACATGGCAAAAATATCCAGCCCTACAGAGACTGAACGGTGCATTGAGTCTCTGATTGCTGTTTTCCAAAAGCATGCTGGAAGGGATGATAACAACAGCAAACTCTCCAAGGCCGAGTTCCTTATCTTCATGAATACAGAGCTGGGTGCCTTCACAAAGAACCAGAAGGACCCTAGTGTCCTTGACCGCATGATGAAGAAACTGGACCTCGACCCTGATGGGCAGCTAGATTTCCAAGAATTTCTTAATCTTATTGGCGGCCTGGCCGTAGCTTGCCATGATTCCTCTATTAAGTCTACCTCTTCCCAGAAGTAA
- the ZNF135 gene encoding zinc finger protein 135 — protein MGPRPGTACRGAGCSCKRPEEEGMTAGLLTARDPEQVTFEDVVVEFTWEEWGQLEPAQRTLYRDVMLETFGLLASVGHWLPKPDVISLLEHEVELWVVDKGAPRGVCTDFETRQTKLSTVKQDITEEIPNNALVERLLWESLWNSKGENAEGHWEQGRKRPDSHVVQTAFMPVKTPTQEQQQGNGFGENLSLRPDLPTQPMTPKRQGPPMWGTHGKRENPDSDTQQKTCAKEKPYRCQECGKAFSHSSALIEHHRTHTGERPYECHECGKGFRNSSALTKHQRIHTGEKPYKCTQCGRTFNQIAPLIQHQRTHTGEKPYECSECGKSFSFRSSFSQHERTHTGEKPYTCSQCGKAFRQSIHLTQHLRIHTGEKPYQCGECGKAFSHSSSLTKHQRIHTGEKPYECQACGKAFTQITPLIQHQRTHTGERPYECSECGKAFSQSTLLTEHRRIHTGEKPYGCNECGKTFSHSSSLSQHERTHTGEKPYSCSQCGKAFRQSTHLTQHQRIHTGEKPYECSECGKAFSHSSSLTKHQRIHTGEKPYECNECGRAFSQLAPLIQHQRIHTGEKPYECNECGRAFSQSSLLIEHQRIHTKEKPYGCNECGKSFSHSSSLSQHERTHTGEKPYECQDCGKSFRQSTHLTQHRRIHTGEKPYECRDCGKAFTHSSSLTKHQRTHAG, from the exons ATGGGGCCCCGGCCCGG AACTGCCTGCCGAGGAGCTGGCTGTTCCTGCAAGAGGCCCGAGGAGGAGGGAATGACCGCCGGGCTCCTCACTGCCAGGGACCCG GAGCAAGTGACTTTTGAGGACGTGGTCGTGGAGTTCACCTGGGAGGAGTGGGGGCAGCTGGAGCCGGCCCAGAGGACCCTGTACCGAGATGTGATGCTGGAGACCTTTGGGCTCCTCGCCTCTGTGG GACACTGGCTCCCAAAGCCGGACGTCATCTCCCTGCTGGAGCACGAGGTGGAGCTGTGGGTGGTGGACAAGGGAGCCCCCCGAGGTGTGTGCACAG aCTTTGAAACTAGACAAACCAAACTATCAACTGTGAAGCAAGACATAACTGAAGAAATACCCAATAATGCCCTGGTAGAAAGGCTCCTGTGGGAAAGTCTGTGGAACTCCAAGGGTGAAAATGCTGAGGGCCACTGGGAACAGGGTCGCAAGAGGCCAGACAGCCATGTGGTGCAGACTGCCTTCATGCCTGTGAAGACACCCACTCAGGAGCAGCAGCAGGGGAATGGGTTTGGGGAAAACTTGAGTCTGAGGCCTGATCTCCCAACTCAACCAATGACTCCTAAAAGGCAAGGCCCCCCCATGTGGGGAACACATGGAAAGAGGGAGAATCCGGACTCAGATACTCAACAGAAAACCTGTGCAAAAGAGAAGCCCTACAGATGTCAGGAATGTGGAAAGGCCTTTAGTCACAGCTCAGCACTCATCGAACACCACCGAACACACACGGGAGAGAGACCTTACGAATGTCATGAATGTGGAAAAGGCTTCCGAAACAGCTCAGCGCTTACCAAACACCAGAGAATCCACACTGGTGAGAAGCCTTATAAGTGCACTCAGTGCGGGAGGACCTTCAACCAAATTGCCCCACTGATCCAGCACCAGAGAACTCATACAGGTGAGAAGCCCtacgagtgcagtgaatgtggaaaaTCCTTCAGTTTTAGGTCCTCCTTCAGCCAACATGAGCGGACGCACACAGGTGAGAAGCCCTACACGTGCAGTCAGTGCGGGAAGGCCTTCCGGCAGAGCATCCACCTCACCCAGCACCTGCGAATCCACACTGGGGAGAAGCCCTACCAGTGTGGAGAATGCGGCAAGGCCTTCAGCCACAGCTCGTCCCTGACCAAACACCAGCGGATCCACACGGGGGAGAAGCCCTACGAGTGCCAGGCATGTGGAAAAGCCTTCACCCAGATCACACCACTGATACAGCATCAGAGGACACACACAGGCGAGCGGCCCTATGAGTGCAGCGAGTGCGGGAAGGCCTTCAGCCAGAGCACGCTCCTGACCGAGCATCGGAGGATCCACACAGGAGAGAAGCCCTACGGGTGCAACGAGTGTGGGAAAACCTTCAGTCACAGCTCGTCGCTTAGCCAGCACGAGCGGACGCACACGGGTGAGAAGCCCTACTCGTGCAGTCAGTGCGGGAAGGCCTTCCGGCAGAGCACACACCTCACTCAGCACCAGAGAATCCACACCGGGGAGAAGCCCTATGAGTGTAGCGAGTGCGGGAAGGCCTTCAGCCACAGCTCGTCCCTGACCAAACACCAGCGGATCCACACCGGGGAGAAGCCCTACGAGTGTAACGAGTGTGGCAGAGCCTTCAGCCAGCTTGCTCCACTCATTCAACACCAGAGGATCCACACGGGAGAGAAGCCCTACGAGTGTAACGAGTGTGGCAGGGCCTTCAGCCAGAGCTCCCTCCTCATAGAACACCAGAGGATTCACACCAAGGAGAAACCCTATGGGTGCAATGAATGTGGAAAATCCTTCAGCCACAGCTCATCGCTCAGCCAGCACGAGAGGACACACACTGGGGAAAAGCCCTATGAGTGCCAGGATTGCGGAAAATCCTTCAGGCAGAGCACCCACCTCACTCAGCACCGGAGGATCCACACAGGAGAGAAGCCATATGAGTGCAGGgactgtgggaaagccttcacaCACAGCTCCTCCCTTACCAAGCACCAGAGAACTCATGCTGGGTAG